Part of the Bacillus sp. THAF10 genome is shown below.
GTTACATCTTTGTCAAGCTCTGCAACAAGGTCAACAAGAGAAACGTTTGGAGTTGGTACACGCATTGCACCACCATTTAATTTACCTTTTAGCTCAGGCAATACTAGAGAAACTGCTTTTGCCGCTCCAGTAGTTGTTGGGATGATGTTTTCCGCTGCTGCACGCGCACGACGGTAATCTTTGTGTGGTAAGTCTAAGATCTGTTGGTCGTTTGTGTAAGAGTGAACAGTTGTCATCATTCCACGCTTGATTCCGAACTTGTCGTTCAGAACTTTCGCGAATGGTGCTAAGCAGTTTGTTGTACAAGATGCGTTAGAGATTACGTTGTGGTTTGCTGCATCGTACTTGTCTTCGTTAACACCCATTACGATTGTAATATCTTCGTCAGATGCAGGTGCAGAGATGATTACTTTCTTTGCGCCAGCTTCTAAGTGCTTCGCAGCGTCTGCACGCTTTGTGAAGAAACCAGTAGATTCTACTACTACCTCTACTCCAAGCTCACCCCAAGATAATTTCGCTGGGTCGCGCTCAGCTGTTACTTTGATTGTTTTGCCGTCAACAACTAGGTTGTCGCCGTCTACTTTCACGTCAGCAGCTAGTTTGCCGTGTACGCTGTCATATTTTAAAAGGTGTGCTAACATGTTAGCATCTGTTAAGTCGTTTACTGCTACTACTTCTACGTCCGCATTTTTAAGTGCTGCGCGGAATACGTTACGTCCAATACGTCCAAATCCGTTAATACCAATTTTTACTGCCATTTTAAGTTCCTCCTTAGTATTCTAAGAAATATATTTTTGGGGCTGTGTTAAGGTCGCAGTTGATTTCCGCAAAATGGCTCCGCGTCCTGCGGGGCGATGCTGGAGCCTCCTCGGCTAAAGCCTGTGGGGTCTCCAGTCAATCGCTTCATTCCCGCTGGAGTCTACGCCTTTTGCTCCAATCAACTGCTGAGAATGTTAAGGCTAACATTCTAACTAAACAAAGCCTATTATAGAAGGGATTACTCCCTAATTAACTCTTTTGCTGCTCCTTCGTCCGTGATAAGGATGGTTTGAGGAGCTTTCTTTAGGTAGGCCTGAATTGCCTTTGCTTTGGATGCGCCACCGGCAACGGCGATAACACTTTCTATCTTTTCCAAATCAGCTAGCTGCATTCCTACTGTTTGCACTTTGTGTACCACTTCTCCTGCTTCATTAAAATAGTACCCAAATGCTTCTGCGACTGCGTGTGCACTTTCTATCATGCGCATATTTTCCGGAGCTGTTTTACGGCGCTCTGCCATTGTTTTAGCGTCTCCAATTCCATGAATAACCATACTAGAATTTTTGATGAGTGAAATCACTTCTTTTATAGACGGTTCTTCAATCATCGTCTGGTAGGATTCATGACTTAAGGAGTCCGGAATATGCAGCAGCCGGTAGTTTCCAGATGCTTTTTCTGCCATTGTGGCACAGATCGTGTTCGCCTGGTTTTGTACTTTTTCTCCAAGGCCTCCACGAGCCGGGACAAATAACAGGTTGCGATTTTTCGTATCCGGCTTCATCATTTCGGCAACCGATGAAACGGTCGTTCCACCTGCCACTGCGATGATGTTGTGGTGTTGGAATCGTGCTCGCATCGTACTGACACATGCACGTCCAAGCTCCTTTTTTACCCAAGGAGACTGGTCACTGTCACCAGGAACGACAACCACTTGTTGTATCCCTAACTTTTCTTCTATTCCCGCTTCAAGTAGCTTTAAACCGGAAACTTCTTTCATAATTTCCTCTAGGTCCTTAATGAGATACTGGCCTTCATTCGTTAACGTCATGCCAGCAACACTCATAAGAATAAGGTTTTGAGCTTTGAGAAAATCAACCTCACTACGTAGCACACGCTCACTAAGTCCCAGACTACCTGATAAGCTTCTTCTTCCAATCGGCTGCATCAACCTTATGTAACGCAGGATTTCGTATCGTTTTTGCATAATGGAAAGAAGGTCAGGTAATAATTTCTTCTGTACTTCAATGATTTGCTTCATATAGCAACCCCTTTAGAGTGCAAATTTTACCTTTGGGTGTCTAGTTGGACTTAAAATGTCCCACTGTGACATATTGTGTCCCAGTAGCGGTAAAAAAAATCACCCCTGCTACAATTTTGATTGTAACAGAGGTTAAACCCTTATGCAACTAGGGTTTAGCGGATTTTTTCAAGTAAACGCTTTCTTACTTCTTCTTTCACGACTTGCCCATATGCAAGCATTTCTCCTTCATGCTCGACCACCGGAATCATCAGTTGATATTTTTCAAGAAGCGCGTCATCCTGATAGATATCTTTTTCTTCTATTGTAAAATTCAGGTCCTGTTGCAGTTCTTGTAATTTTCGTTTTGCTTTATCACACAGTGGACAATCCACTTTCGTGTAGAACGTAAGAATCATTGATACATCTGCCTTTCTTTATTCATAACGTTTTCTCATAGAAGAGCTTGGAATATTCAAGATATCACGATATTTCGCTACCGTTCTCCTAGAGATAGCTATACTATACTCTTTTTGGAGAAGATTTGTCAGCTGCTGATCGGATAGCGGCTTTTTCTTGTCTTCTTTTTTCACCAGTTCCTCCACTAGCTGCTGCACCTGCTTTGTGGAGGTTTCTTCCTCGTATTGACCTGCCAAGGCTTGGCTAAAAAAGTGCTTTAATTCAAAAAGTCCATATGGTGTTTGGACATATTTGTCTTTGGTTGCTCTGCTTACTGTTGATTCGTGAATCTCTAGACGAGTTGCGATATCCTTTAATGTGAGCGGTTTCAAAAATGACGGTCCATTAAAAAAGAAAGTCTGTTGTGCTGTAACAATCTCTTCCATCACTTTGACTAGTGTATGCTTTCGATGCTCCATGCTTTTGACAATCCATTGGCACTGCTGGAGCTTTTCCTGCAAATAGCTTTCCAGCTCCCTTTGTTCCTTCAATGTAGCCTCATACTCCTTGTTAATGGAAAGATGAGGAACCATTTCTTCATTTAAGGAAACAACAAACTCGTTTTGGTGTCGTTGCACTAATAAATCCGGAGTAATATATTTTGGCCGTTCAATCGTTTCATATTTGTTACCTGGCCTCGGATCTAGCTTTACTACTTCATCATGAATACTTTGTATTTCCTTTAAGCTAATACCGTATTTTCTCACAAGCGTTTTCCAGGCTTTTTCGGCAAAAAGTTTAAAGTCTTCCTTTATCATCTGTTCAGCGGTTTCATTTCGTAGAGGCAACCGTTGTAATTGTAAGAGCAGACATTCCTGGAGATTGGAAGCTCCTATTCCGGCAGGCTCCATCGTTTTAATAGTATCCAGTGCGTGTTCTACCTTTTCTTTCTCCCATTTCAACTGTTGCGCAATCACGGTTCCTTCTTCTTTTATATATCCATTGGGATCAATGTATGGAATAATTCTTTTCAAAGATTGCTGGTCATCTTTTGAGAGGCCGCTTTCTAATAGCTGCTGTTCCATATATTGATGTAAGGTTTGCCCGTACTTACTGAAATTTTCTATAGAAAATGTTTGTTTGGTGGTAGTTCCATTTTTTTTGGGCTTTAAACGCTGTACTCGGGAGGAGGCAAGCTCACGTATCGTTGTCGGCTCCGTTAGCTCGATTAGCGGATTCTCCATGGATTGCTCTTTTAAAAACTCCACAAGCTCAAGCTGTGAATATTGCAATAACGCGATCGCTTGTTTGAGCTCCTGTGTCATCGCAAGCTTCAACGTCTGCTCCTGAAATAAACCTACAGACTGCCTCATACTACGTACCCTCCTCCGACCTTTTGTTCTAATCTGTATTTACCATTCTACCTAACTTTCAGTGAATATGTAATCCTTAATATCTGGAATTAGGTATGGTCGTTTAGTTTATGAGAGTCTTGCTGAGAAAATGCTAGAAAAATAGCTTATTTGAACATAATATGTGGGATTTAGCTCTATTTTAGATTCTGTCAGCCCTAGCAAAGGAACAAAAGCGCAATGCGCCCGTTTTGCGACGTACAAACTTTGTCTAGTTGCAGCGGCATGGAGCTGGACGTTGCTACTTTTGTTCAAGATATCCACAGACATATTTTTTATAATTTCCTAAACAACAAAAAAGAGCAGATTTCTCCGCTCTCTCATCAGTCCCGATATTTAGTTATTTCTGAGGGCTCGGACTCTCCGCCCTGTTTATTGATTGCCGTTACATAGTAGGTATAGTTACGAGCCTCACTGTCTGTGTAACTCTTTCGTTGATGAGAAGAAATGCTTGTGACAAGGTCAAACGCTCCGTCCTCTCCAGCTCGGTACACGCGATATCCGACAATATCCACTTCTCTGACAGCATGAAAGGTAACATACCCATCATGAACCACAACATTGGTCGGGGAGGATGGTTTTTCTATGTTCTCTGGTACCTTATCTTCCTTCAGCTCCGTATAAACGACAAGCCTTTCTTCATGACCCCCATTGGCTCTGTCGAAGGTGCCAGTACAGGTAATCAGGTTGAGGTTTTTGCTGTTAGCATTTCCGAAAATTTCTTTAATAGGCGCTTCATCTCGAGGGTATCGCTCGACTCTTTTCACAACAAAAGTCAGCTCGGTACCATCTTCATCCGTGACAAAAACCTCTTGACCTGGCTCCATTTTTTTCAAGTCCCAAAAAACCGCAGGACCTTCGCGTGAGTCGACATGTGCAGCAAGCACCGCATTTCCTGTGTTACCAGGCTTTGTCCCCGGCTCAAACCAAGCAACATCCTCTTCATTATCCGGGACACCCATTTGGCCATTATCTAAAAGGCCAACCTTCATGACGGACGCTTCTACCTTAATCGCCGGGATGCGCAAGTTGGCAGGAACAATACCAAGCTCCTGTTCTTTTTCCTTTTGCTTTAGTTGGACAAATTCATTTTTCAGGTCAATCGCCCCTTGTTGTTCTTCAGAAGCGATCGTGGTTTCCTCTTTTGTTCGCTGCTCTTTTTCTAAACCAGTATCAATAAAGCCCGCTTCACAGCCCATCGCAAGAAACAAGGAACTTAACATTATGATATTTATGATTGTTTTATTTAGCATCACCATTCACTCCTAACTACAGGAAAAGGAAGAGAGTTATCCTCTCTCCCTATTTATCGACTATGCTTTGTCAGAAACGTTGATTTTACGGCGGACTACAAGGAAGGTTGCTGCTACCAAGACCGCTCCTAATGCCACTGCAATCCAGGCTGTTGGCATGCTATTCGTGCTGCCGCCACCCATTCCGGTATTCGGCATTTCACTTGGCATGGAGGTATTTTCGCCCCCAAATTTATCAGGATGCTGTGCGACAATGGCTCCACCTAACGTTTCGCCAATTCCAAACATGAACGCATAGCTTTCACGGAAGCTGTCATAAGCAGCCTTGTACTCCGCTGCTGTGTAGTGGTCATATGACTTCAATACCAACTCCTCATGTGCCCAAACCGCTTCTGTTGCCGCTTTTGATGGAAGGTTTTCTTCCGTTGCAGCACCTAAAAAGCCACCAAAGTCCTTCGCGAATGTTTGCAAGTGTTCCTCTGCCTCTGCTCTTTTCGCTTCATCATTTTCCAAGGTTGCTGCGACAATCATACTTTGTGCGTCAATGTGGTTTGGTTGCCATACCTGTTCAAACTGGGCTGCACCTTCCTCTCCGTAAATCGAAGCGATTGCCGCTTTAAAATCAGCCGTATGTGCGTCCTCTGCCCAGTTAATAAAATCAACATCCTCTGCTTGATCAAAGCCTTTTTGCATCCCAATAGTGGCATAAGCTGTATGCTCGGCGGCTAATTTGTTGAGTGTAGCTCTTAAATTGGATGCTGGCGTGTCTACTTGGGAGCCTTCAAATTTATCAGGCATTTGCATAACAATTGCGCCAGATAACGCTTTTCCAATATCAAACATTCTTGCAAATCCTTCACGATACGCCATATACGCTGCTTCATAATCCCCAGCTACATAGCTATCAAAAACGTTAAGTACATCTGCT
Proteins encoded:
- the gap gene encoding type I glyceraldehyde-3-phosphate dehydrogenase, producing the protein MAVKIGINGFGRIGRNVFRAALKNADVEVVAVNDLTDANMLAHLLKYDSVHGKLAADVKVDGDNLVVDGKTIKVTAERDPAKLSWGELGVEVVVESTGFFTKRADAAKHLEAGAKKVIISAPASDEDITIVMGVNEDKYDAANHNVISNASCTTNCLAPFAKVLNDKFGIKRGMMTTVHSYTNDQQILDLPHKDYRRARAAAENIIPTTTGAAKAVSLVLPELKGKLNGGAMRVPTPNVSLVDLVAELDKDVTAEEVNAAFQAAAEGELKGILGYSEEPLVSGDYNGNPESSTIDALSTMVMEGNMVKVISWYDNESGYSHRVVDLAKYIASKGL
- a CDS encoding sugar-binding transcriptional regulator, with product MKQIIEVQKKLLPDLLSIMQKRYEILRYIRLMQPIGRRSLSGSLGLSERVLRSEVDFLKAQNLILMSVAGMTLTNEGQYLIKDLEEIMKEVSGLKLLEAGIEEKLGIQQVVVVPGDSDQSPWVKKELGRACVSTMRARFQHHNIIAVAGGTTVSSVAEMMKPDTKNRNLLFVPARGGLGEKVQNQANTICATMAEKASGNYRLLHIPDSLSHESYQTMIEEPSIKEVISLIKNSSMVIHGIGDAKTMAERRKTAPENMRMIESAHAVAEAFGYYFNEAGEVVHKVQTVGMQLADLEKIESVIAVAGGASKAKAIQAYLKKAPQTILITDEGAAKELIRE
- a CDS encoding glutaredoxin family protein; translation: MILTFYTKVDCPLCDKAKRKLQELQQDLNFTIEEKDIYQDDALLEKYQLMIPVVEHEGEMLAYGQVVKEEVRKRLLEKIR
- the rpoN gene encoding RNA polymerase factor sigma-54, with the protein product MRQSVGLFQEQTLKLAMTQELKQAIALLQYSQLELVEFLKEQSMENPLIELTEPTTIRELASSRVQRLKPKKNGTTTKQTFSIENFSKYGQTLHQYMEQQLLESGLSKDDQQSLKRIIPYIDPNGYIKEEGTVIAQQLKWEKEKVEHALDTIKTMEPAGIGASNLQECLLLQLQRLPLRNETAEQMIKEDFKLFAEKAWKTLVRKYGISLKEIQSIHDEVVKLDPRPGNKYETIERPKYITPDLLVQRHQNEFVVSLNEEMVPHLSINKEYEATLKEQRELESYLQEKLQQCQWIVKSMEHRKHTLVKVMEEIVTAQQTFFFNGPSFLKPLTLKDIATRLEIHESTVSRATKDKYVQTPYGLFELKHFFSQALAGQYEEETSTKQVQQLVEELVKKEDKKKPLSDQQLTNLLQKEYSIAISRRTVAKYRDILNIPSSSMRKRYE
- a CDS encoding sortase; its protein translation is MLNKTIINIIMLSSLFLAMGCEAGFIDTGLEKEQRTKEETTIASEEQQGAIDLKNEFVQLKQKEKEQELGIVPANLRIPAIKVEASVMKVGLLDNGQMGVPDNEEDVAWFEPGTKPGNTGNAVLAAHVDSREGPAVFWDLKKMEPGQEVFVTDEDGTELTFVVKRVERYPRDEAPIKEIFGNANSKNLNLITCTGTFDRANGGHEERLVVYTELKEDKVPENIEKPSSPTNVVVHDGYVTFHAVREVDIVGYRVYRAGEDGAFDLVTSISSHQRKSYTDSEARNYTYYVTAINKQGGESEPSEITKYRD
- a CDS encoding copper amine oxidase — translated: MKKLFALIMALTLLVPTFASANATVKTPAADLRATLDHLLSEHFVLAVASMQKAYDDAEDAEHVQAALDQNAADMKTAVESIYGAEGAEQFNNIFAAHNNYTDDLVMAAKNNDEEARKAAEAEIEEFVVEFSTFLDGATGGNLPQKAAEEAIRAHEADVLNVFDSYVAGDYEAAYMAYREGFARMFDIGKALSGAIVMQMPDKFEGSQVDTPASNLRATLNKLAAEHTAYATIGMQKGFDQAEDVDFINWAEDAHTADFKAAIASIYGEEGAAQFEQVWQPNHIDAQSMIVAATLENDEAKRAEAEEHLQTFAKDFGGFLGAATEENLPSKAATEAVWAHEELVLKSYDHYTAAEYKAAYDSFRESYAFMFGIGETLGGAIVAQHPDKFGGENTSMPSEMPNTGMGGGSTNSMPTAWIAVALGAVLVAATFLVVRRKINVSDKA